One genomic region from Aliarcobacter cryaerophilus ATCC 43158 encodes:
- a CDS encoding MaoC family dehydratase, which produces MSKISNKINFGNYFEDFSIGQKIVHPLPRTISEGDVSLYIAFTGSRFSLHSSDVVAKEIGYDKRPIDDILMFHLTFGKSVQDISLNAIANLGYAEISFPNPVFIGDTVSMTSKVIGLKENSNGKSGVVYVHSIGINQNGNEVLNFKRWVMVHKKDHSNLSGINEVPTFEKATPILDKINIPTIKCVDTNASGGVYFFEDYEVGERLNHPEGITIDNSDHTLATKLYQNNAKVHFNDHMMKTTPMGQRLMYGGIIISMARAISFNGLQNAQWVYAINSGNHCNPTYAGDTIYAYSEILEKIEHKREDIGLLRVRTVALKNQNPKDIENAKAEDGKYLPNVVLDLDYTIIIPKKSTKK; this is translated from the coding sequence TTGTCAAAAATTAGCAACAAAATAAACTTTGGTAACTATTTTGAAGATTTTAGTATTGGTCAAAAAATAGTTCATCCACTTCCTAGAACTATAAGTGAAGGTGATGTATCTTTATATATTGCTTTTACAGGTTCTAGATTTTCTTTGCACTCAAGTGATGTTGTAGCAAAGGAAATTGGATATGACAAAAGACCAATTGATGATATTTTAATGTTTCATTTAACATTTGGAAAATCTGTTCAAGATATATCTTTAAATGCTATTGCAAATTTAGGGTATGCTGAAATATCTTTCCCAAATCCAGTTTTTATAGGTGATACTGTATCAATGACTTCAAAAGTTATTGGATTAAAAGAGAACTCAAATGGAAAAAGTGGGGTTGTATACGTTCACTCAATTGGGATAAATCAAAATGGGAATGAAGTTTTAAATTTTAAAAGATGGGTAATGGTTCATAAAAAAGACCACTCAAACTTAAGTGGTATAAATGAAGTTCCAACTTTTGAAAAAGCAACTCCAATTTTAGATAAGATTAATATCCCAACTATAAAATGTGTTGATACAAATGCGAGTGGAGGAGTTTACTTCTTCGAAGATTATGAAGTTGGTGAAAGACTAAACCATCCAGAAGGAATAACTATTGATAATAGTGACCATACACTTGCAACAAAGTTATATCAAAATAATGCAAAAGTACATTTCAACGACCATATGATGAAAACTACACCAATGGGTCAAAGACTTATGTATGGTGGAATTATAATATCAATGGCAAGAGCAATATCATTTAATGGGCTACAAAATGCTCAATGGGTATATGCAATAAATAGTGGAAATCACTGTAATCCAACTTATGCTGGAGATACAATTTATGCTTATAGTGAAATTTTGGAAAAAATTGAACATAAAAGAGAGGATATTGGACTTTTAAGAGTTAGAACCGTTGCACTTAAAAACCAAAATCCAAAAGATATTGAAAATGCAAAAGCAGAAGATGGAAAATATCTTCCAAATGTTGTACTTGATTTGGATTACACAATTATAATCCCAAAAAAATCAACAAAAAAATAA
- a CDS encoding HpcH/HpaI aldolase/citrate lyase family protein, whose protein sequence is MTHPKEALFESGKSLPIIPTCEHFAGSEKLILKGFEMQKKLGPVFDITCDCEDGAETGKEVEHAQMIVRVVNSAENPYKMAGTRIHDHSHPDWRQDVDILVTGAGENLAYITLPKSTCYEDAKTQIEYIQAVAKKAGIKKEIPIHILIETHGALQDVEKLATLPWLQVLDFGLMDFVSGYQGAIPAINMRSPGQFEHRLIGAAKARVAQAAIQNCVIPCHNVTLDLKNPYQTFKDAERARNEFGFMRMWSIYPTQVQAIVDAMKPDFTELEAAQNILIKAQDAEWGPIQYDGELHDRATYRYFWELVQRAKYSGVKLQDEAEKRFFA, encoded by the coding sequence ATGACACACCCAAAAGAAGCTTTATTTGAATCTGGTAAATCTTTACCAATTATTCCAACTTGTGAACACTTTGCAGGAAGCGAAAAGCTAATCCTAAAAGGTTTTGAAATGCAAAAAAAACTAGGTCCTGTATTTGATATTACTTGTGACTGTGAAGATGGTGCTGAAACTGGTAAAGAAGTTGAGCATGCTCAAATGATTGTTAGAGTTGTAAACTCTGCTGAAAACCCATATAAAATGGCAGGAACAAGAATTCATGACCATTCTCACCCTGATTGGAGACAAGATGTTGATATTCTTGTAACTGGTGCTGGAGAAAATTTAGCATATATAACACTTCCTAAATCAACTTGTTATGAAGATGCAAAAACTCAAATTGAGTATATTCAAGCTGTTGCAAAAAAAGCTGGAATTAAAAAAGAGATTCCAATTCACATTTTAATTGAAACTCATGGTGCTTTACAAGATGTTGAAAAACTTGCAACTTTACCTTGGTTACAAGTACTTGATTTTGGTTTAATGGACTTTGTTTCTGGATACCAAGGAGCAATTCCAGCAATAAATATGAGAAGTCCAGGTCAATTTGAACATAGACTTATTGGTGCTGCAAAAGCAAGAGTTGCACAAGCTGCTATTCAAAATTGTGTAATTCCTTGCCATAATGTAACTTTAGATTTAAAAAATCCATATCAAACATTTAAAGATGCGGAAAGAGCAAGAAATGAGTTTGGATTTATGAGAATGTGGTCAATTTACCCAACACAAGTTCAAGCAATCGTTGATGCTATGAAACCTGATTTTACAGAGCTTGAAGCTGCACAAAATATTTTAATCAAAGCGCAAGATGCTGAGTGGGGACCAATTCAGTATGATGGTGAATTACATGATAGAGCAACTTACAGATACTTCTGGGAATTAGTTCAAAGAGCTAAATATTCTGGTGTTAAATTACAAGATGAAGCAGAAAAAAGATTTTTTGCCTAA